A window from Primulina huaijiensis isolate GDHJ02 chromosome 11, ASM1229523v2, whole genome shotgun sequence encodes these proteins:
- the LOC140988929 gene encoding pentatricopeptide repeat-containing protein At2g17525, mitochondrial: MQRSYNKNSHLQEFCNLSKHLTSRFIQKRLIFSVQSRFISVSPVLVPTNQQIAHLILEQKTASQALQTFKWASEISNFTHTPSTYRALIHKLCTFRQFETVEKLLEEMPKSIGSGPDDDIFITMVRGYGRARMIREITRVLDLLPKFGKVPSLKLLNSILDVLAKEDIDIAREFYRKKIMGSGLKGDDYTYGILMKGFCLTNRIGDGFKLLRVMKTRGVKINVVVYNTLIYALCKSGKVGRARSLMSEMENYSDVTFNILISAYCNENNLVPALVLMEKCFGNGFLPDVVSVTKVVKVLCNAGRVLEAAEVLERVEGKGGTLDVVAHNTLIEGYVRAGKVRAGLGFLKQMEMKGCLPNTDTYNILIAGFCESGMLDSALDMFHEMKRAGVKWDFATFETLIHGLCSNGRTREGLRIFELIEEGKRSFLGRINPYNSILYGLYRENLITEALEFLKNMRNLFPTAVDMSSRILRLCHDGHTVEAKKVFEEMTAAGRCPSALIHASLIQGFCEKGCIKEAVELMNQMIGLGYFPIASTFNGLINGLCEQRKTTRAMRLVEDLKMRGFLPDSESYSLLINALCSEGEPQKALMLFLEMAGRGFTPDYNSWNVIIPAVSEFIDHKLLQQLTEI; the protein is encoded by the coding sequence ATGCAAAGAAGCTATAACAAAAACTCGCATCTCCAGGAGTTTTGCAAcctttcaaaacatttaaccTCGAGATTCATCCAAAAGAGGCTAATTTTCTCTGTTCAATCAAGATTTATCTCGGTATCCCCTGTACTTGTCCCGACTAACCAGCAGATTGCACATCTCATTTTAGAACAAAAAACAGCAAGCCAAGCTCTTCAAACTTTTAAATGGGCCTCTGAGATTTCAAACTTCACCCATACTCCGTCCACATATCGAGCTTTGATCCACAAGCTGTGCACTTTCCGTCAATTTGAGACTGTAGAGAAGCTGCTCGAAGAAATGCCCAAGTCAATAGGTTCAGGCCCAGATGATGATATTTTCATCACAATGGTCCGAGGTTATGGACGAGCTAGAATGATAAGGGAAATAACAAGAGTGCTTGACTTGCTTCCTAAGTTTGGGAAGGTCCCTTCTCTAAAATTGTTGAACTCAATTCTTGATGTTCTAGCGAAGGAAGATATTGATATTGCAAGAGAATTCTATAGGAAGAAAATAATGGGTAGTGGTTTAAAGGGTGATGATTACACTTATGGGATTTTGATGAAAGGTTTTTGCTTGACGAATAGAATTGGGGATGGATTTAAACTTTTGCGAGTGATGAAAACTCGTGGAGTTAAGATAAATGTTGTTGTGTATAATACATTAATTTATGCTCTTTGTAAGAGCGGTAAGGTGGGACGAGCTAGGAGCCTAATGAGTGAAATGGAGAATTACAGTGATGTTACTTTCAACATTTTGATATCAGCATATTGCAATGAAAACAATCTAGTTCCGGCTCTTGTGTTGATGGAGAAGTGTTTCGGCAACGGTTTTTTACCAGATGTTGTTTCAGTGACTAAGGTGGTGAAAGTTTTGTGCAACGCTGGGCGTGTTTTAGAGGCAGCTGAGGTATTAGAGAGAGTGGAGGGAAAGGGAGGGACTCTTGATGTTGTGGCTCACAACACTCTAATTGAGGGCTATGTCAGAGCAGGGAAAGTGAGAGCGGGACTTGGTTTTCTAAAACAGATGGAGATGAAAGGATGCCTACCAAACACCGACACGTATAATATTTTGATTGCAGGTTTCTGTGAGTCTGGCATGTTGGATTCAGCTCTGGATATGTTTCATGAAATGAAAAGGGCTGGTGTGAAATGGGATTTTGCCACTTTCGAGACATTAATTCATGGATTGTGTTCAAATGGAAGGACTCGGGAGGGGCTCAGGATTTTTGAACTAATAGAAGAGGGTAaaaggagttttcttggtcgTATCAATCCGTACAATAGCATTCTATATGGTTTATACAGGGAGAATTTAATCACTGAAGCTCTCGAGTTTCTAAAAAACATGAGAAATTTGTTTCCAACAGCTGTAGATATGAGTTCAAGAATCCTACGTTTGTGTCATGATGGCCATACGGTTGAAGCAAAGAAAGTTTTTGAGGAGATGACTGCAGCAGGAAGATGTCCAAGTGCTCTTATTCATGCTAGTTTAATTCAAGGATTTTGTGAGAAAGGATGCATAAAGGAAGCAGTAGAGCTCATGAATCAAATGATCGGCCTCGGTTATTTTCCCATTGCTTCAACTTTTAATGGTTTAATCAACGGCCTCTGTGAGCAGAGAAAAACGACGAGGGCGATGAGGCTCGTGGAGGACTTAAAGATGAGAGGCTTCTTGCCTGATTCTGAAAGCTATAGTCTCTTAATCAATGCCTTATGCAGTGAAGGGGAGCCACAAAAGGCTTTAATGTTGTTTCTGGAAATGGCGGGAAGAGGTTTTACTCCTGATTACAACTCATGGAATGTCATAATCCCAGCAGTATCAGAGTTTATAGATCATAAACTATTGCAGCAGCTAACCGAGATCTGA